The following are encoded in a window of Callithrix jacchus isolate 240 chromosome 9, calJac240_pri, whole genome shotgun sequence genomic DNA:
- the LOC100410483 gene encoding uncharacterized protein LOC100410483: MLPAPARALTAPTARREGHASPSHRFRTAGGGSPASRGVARGAAFRERGVFTEPRPRHPPVGSLVPASVWGCRNRVSCFLRIHQNGRCRAKADPLQVHLPDTPQEQLMLLYREHQRQQLNPGLRGKPHSLLKHRKAKEAPPMEKPEVKKHLWDIIILP; encoded by the exons ATGCTGCCAGCTCCCGCGCGGGCGCTCACGGCCCCGACGGCGCGGCGCGAGGGACACGCTTCCCCGAGCCACCGCTTCCGAACGGCGGGGGGCGGAAGTCCCGCCTCCCGGGGCGTGGCGCGCGGTGCCGCCTTCCGGGAAAGGGGTGTTTTCACTGAGCCACGGCCCCGCCACCCTCCGGTCGGGTCACTTGTGCCCGCGAGCGTTTGGGGGTGCAG aaatagggtctcctGCTTCCTGAGGATCCATCAGAATGGCAGATGTAGAGCCAAAGCAGACCCTCTGCAAGTCCACCTGCCGGACACGCCCCAAGAGCAGCTGATGCTGCTGTACCGGGAGCACCAGCGGCAGCAGCTGAACCCGGGCCTGCGGGGAAAGCCACACTCACTGCTGAAGCACCGCAAGGCCAAGGAGGCACCGCCCATGGAGAAGCCGGAAGTGAAGAAGCACCTGTGGGACATCATCATCCTGCCTTAG